The window CTTTTAATGCTAACAATATGGAGCAGGTGCAGGCTATTGTGGAGGCAGCCGAAGAAGAGCGAGCCCCGGTCATCCTGCAAGTGAGCCAGGGGGCAATCCGTTACGCTGGGCTAGAGTTTGCCGCCAGCATGGTAAAAACTGCGGCCAGCCTGGTTACTGTGCCGGTTGTGCTGCACCTGGATCATGGGTACGACTTTGAACAGAACGTGCTCTGCCTGCGAGCTGGCTTCACATCCCTGATGTACGATGGCTCCAAGCAGCCATTTGAGGTGAATGTCGCTACGACCAAGAAAGTCGTTGAAATCGCACATATCGCCGGCATCCCGGTGGAAGCGGAATTAGGCCGGGTTGCTCAGTCAACCGAGAAGCTATCTTACGAGGAAATCTGCGCGTTGATGACCGATCCTTATCAATCCAAGGAGTTCATCGAACTTACCGGCGCAGATTCACTGGCTGTAGCTTGTGGTTCTGTCCATGCCATGAAGGTGCAAGAGGCAGAACTGGATATCGCACGGATAAAAGCAATCCACGAACAGATTCCGCACACGCCATTGGTGCTACATGGCTCGTCAGGGGTCAAGACCGAGAGCTTCCTCGAAGCTATCCAACACGGTATCTGCAAGATCAACGTGGCCACCTACCTCAACCAAGCGTTCACACGTGGACTGAGGGAAGCAGTGGCAAAATATCCTGACGAAGTGGACCCGCGCAAGTTCTTGACCCTTAGCCGAGAGTACGTGAAGGAAGCCGTGCGTGAAAAGATTCGGCTCTTTGGAAGCGCGGGCGTAATTGATTCAAGTGGGGGGTTTCGCAGTTTTCCCAAGCAATTTCGCAGTGCGGAACTCGGTGCTGCGGAATAGCGAAAACAGGACCGAGTATACTGGTAGTTGTACAGGAAGAACAAGAGGAGGGAATACATGCGGATTGGAGTTTTAACTGGCGGAGGCGATGTGCCTGGGCTCAACGCCGCCATTCGCGCGGTAGCCAGGCGTGCCTTTGAGTATGGCTGGGAAGTCTACGGCATCCACGATGGCTGGAAAGGTCTTCGCGACGGCATTATCAAACCTTTAGAGCGCTCGGATGTCTCTGGCATCCTGCACCGGGGCGGAACCATCTTGGGCTCATCGCGCACGAACCTAGCCAAAAAGCCCGGGGATATTGAGAAAGCTCTCGAAAATGCCCAGAAATTTGGGCTTGACGCGGTAGTAGCGATTGGTGGAGATGATACGTTGGGCGTTTGTGCCCAACTAACCAAACGCGGCTTGCCTGCGGTGGGTATTCCCAAAACAATGGACAATGATGTGCCTGGCACAGATTACTGCATTGGCTTCAACACGGCAGTGACAACGGTGGCCGATGCACTGGACAAATTGCACTCGACTGCTGAAGCGCATCATCGCGTCATCGTGGTTGAAGTAATGGGGCGCTATACGGGCTGGGTAGCGGTAATGGGAGGCCTGGCTGGTGGCGCTGATTACATCCTTACGCCGGAAAAGCCGTCCAGCATCGCGGCAGTATGCGAGCATATCAAGCGTCGTTGGGCGATGGGCAAAAAGTTCAGCATTGTCGTGGTCGCAGAAGCAGCCAATATCGCGGAAATCTACACAGAGGAAGCAGAAGCTGAAAAGCGCAAAGATGAATTTGGCCATATTCGGCTGGATCTACGCGGCCTTGCCTCTACCGTGGCTACCGCAATTGAAGAACGCACTGGCTTCGAGACCCGCTTCGTGGTATTGGGACATCTGCAACGTGGAGGCTCACCGACCGTTTTCGACCGCGTGCTTGCCACCCGCATGGGCGTCTATGCCGTTGATCTAATCAAGCAAGGCAAATTCGGGCGCATGGTTGCTCTGCAAGGTGACAAGATCACGGATGTGCCATTGGAGGAAGTTGCGGACAAAAGAAGGGAAGTGGATCCAGACCTGATCGAGCTGGCGCAACTGTTCTATTAGGAGTCAGAGCGATAATCAGTAACCCAGATTCCTCAGCTTGCGTTGCAGGCAAGCATAAACCTTTTTCACATGGTTAGAAAAATCGAGGGGCAAGGCAAGAACCTGCCCCTCTTTTCGATCTGAAAAAGGAGTGCTTACGCCGAACTACTGGGTGCTGAAATCCCCCACTATAGGCTGGGCAATCCGTTCGAAATCAGCGTACGCTATGCGCATAATCTCGCGATGCGAGCCAGCGGGAAAGGCGATTTCTGGCTGGGTAGTGAGCGTGCGATCAACGCAGAGACGCAGATTGTAGAGGCTACCAAAGGGCGGCATGGCTCCTACCTCGCAATCCGGGAACAGCCCAGCGAATTCCTCCTCTTTGGCGAGGCGTACATCCTTTGCTTTGAGCACCTTCTTCACCTTGGAGAAATCGAGCCTGTATGGCGCTGGAAGCACCAGCATGACCCATTCCTCATCTGCTTTTACCATGACTACCTTAGCCATCTGCTCCCCTGGAATATGCAACAGAGCAGCCAGACGCTGTGCGCTATAGATTTCCGCATGTTTCGATACACTGAACTTGACTCCTGCTTCCCGAAACATCTTCTCCAGTCGTTTCCTGCATGTCATGATCTCACCTCCCTGTAGCAGCAAGTTATTAAGCCCTTCCTTATATACTGATTTTTCCCAGCGCATCAATCAGCCCAGGCAGGAAATTCATCTGCTGCTGGATGCATAGTCAGGTTGCGTAGCCACCACCCATCGCGACGTACGATGTAAATTTCCGCATTGCCATCGCGCCAGGACGTGAAGGCCAGCCAATTGCCGTCATTTGCCCAACTAGGATAGCGGTTTGCGGCACTCGCAGGCACCGTGTAGGTCAGGCGTGTGATCCTTTGCGGGATAGCTACCAAGTCAAGAAGGTAAAGCTCCAACGCCCCATCTCGCGCTGAAGTGAAAGCAATCTCTTGACCAGTTGGTGACCAGGCAGGGAAAGCATCAGAAGCCGGATGGTCGGTCAGGCGCGTCTCGGTGTAGCTGGTCAGATCATATAAGTATAGCTCATAATTGCCATCGCGCTCTGAAGTGAAAACCATCTTCTGGCTATCGGGGCTCCAGGAGGGATAACTATCCCATGCAGTGTTGTGAGTCAGTTGCATCGCGCCTCCGCCAGTGGCGTTCATCACAAAGATCTCCCAGTCGCCATCCTCATTGGATACATAAGCAATGAATGCTCCATTGGGCGACCAGGCGGGATGAATTTCATCCGCAGGGCTGAAAGTGATCTGCACCACACCACTGCCATCAGCATTCATAAGGAAGATATCGCTGTTTCCAGTGCGATCGGAGACAAAGGCCAGGCGGTCATGCGTTGGAGACCAACTGGGGTTTCCATCCTGCGCTGGGTTCAGGGTCAGATTGCGCAAATCCGAACCATCTGCATTCATCACATAGACTTCTTGGTCGCCATCACGTTCGCTAGTGAATGCGATGCGCGGCATGATTTGCACAGCAGGTGTAACTGGCCGAGCTGTCGGTGTCGCAGGTGGAATCGTTGGCGTCGTCACAGCCAGCAACGCCGCGAGATTGGAGCCCTTGCACCAACCGGTATGACTTGTACCTACAACTTGCACCCGGTACCAAGGTACTCCATCTACCCATCGCGGCCACTCGAGCGCCAGCACCTTGGTTCCGCGCGGCATGCCCAAGATCACAGCATATTCCTCACCTGTTCCCGTATGCAATCCAGCTACATCGCTAATGACGACTGCCTGACTGCCAGGCGAAATGGGTTCGTACGGCGTAGGGCTGGCAACAGCCGTGAGGATTGGGGTGTTCGTTGATCGTGGAGGCGATGTCGGAATCTGAGTAGGTGTCGCTGTCGGCGTAGGAGTATCTGTGGATACAGGCGTGAGTGTGGGCCAGAGCAGAGGACCACGGAACCATCGCCATAGCCCCCCTGCCTTGGCTGCGTAGCCTAACCAAGATCGCTGCATGATCCGCCCATTGGACCGCACTGTAGCCTGCACACGTACCTGGGCGACGTCGTTATAGACCTTGCCTAGCATTACGCCGGACGCAAGCATATCCACGGGGCCAACGGAAAAATCAATGAGGTCATATGGCCGCTGCTGTTCCATGTAACGGATGAATTCCTCACGGCTAAACAAGATTTGAACGTCAGGATGTAGCAGCTCGTACTGCCGTCCAAATTCATGTTGTCTCTCGTAATTGTAAATGATTTGAAAAGTAGTAGAAGCATCAGGTATCAGATCCACCACAAGAGGGAAACCGGCACGGGGACGGATTTGTGCCGTCTCGTAGCCTGCTGCTGTGATGGTGATCATCTCCTCGCCGAGCGAAGGTATGCAGAAAGCACCCTCCACATCGCTCAGCGCCGTAACGGTGCCCGCCTGCAACCTTGCTGCCACAATAGGCAACTTGGTGATTGCGTCACGGATCTGACCCTGCGTCAGAATCACTGCTGTGGTTGGAGTAGCCAAAGTGGAGGGCCACAGCTCCTGCTTATATTGCTGCAACAATGCACAACTAGCCATCGCCAGCACAAGCAATAACAGCAGCAAACTCCGGAACCAAGCCCGTTTGTACATGGAAACCGCCTCCTTCATCTTACCGTGCAGCGTCATCGCGATCGGACGCGAATGAAGAGCAGTATATGGGAGCTAGGGAACTAGGGGAACAAGCCAGTCGCCAGCTACCCAACCGACGAGCCCATCGACCGTCTGTACCTTCCACCATTTGTGGCCATCAGCTAACTCTGGCCCCTCTATCACATTCAATTGTGTTTCGTCCGGCAGCAACTGCAATATCTCCGCTGTCAGGCCTGGCCCTGCACGGAGGCGAAGTTGTTGCGCCCCGGTGCCCTGGACCACTGCCCGCCCTCCAGGCATAAGTTGAGGTTGCGGTGTAGGGGTAGCGGTAGGCATAGGCGTAAAAGTTGCGGTCCAGGTTGGGAGTGGGGTGAAAGTAGGCAGCAGCGTAGGTGTAGCTGTTGGTGCAGGAGGGCGCGATTTCAACCTACCAGCAAGCCCAGTGACCTGGCACAGACCAATGACAGCGGCTATGACCAAAGCCAAAGCAACAAGCACCTGCCACGCAGGTGCACGCTGCAATCCTCACGGTGCCCTGCGCCGTG of the Chloroflexota bacterium genome contains:
- a CDS encoding YbaK/EbsC family protein; the encoded protein is MTCRKRLEKMFREAGVKFSVSKHAEIYSAQRLAALLHIPGEQMAKVVMVKADEEWVMLVLPAPYRLDFSKVKKVLKAKDVRLAKEEEFAGLFPDCEVGAMPPFGSLYNLRLCVDRTLTTQPEIAFPAGSHREIMRIAYADFERIAQPIVGDFSTQ
- a CDS encoding 6-phosphofructokinase, which codes for MRIGVLTGGGDVPGLNAAIRAVARRAFEYGWEVYGIHDGWKGLRDGIIKPLERSDVSGILHRGGTILGSSRTNLAKKPGDIEKALENAQKFGLDAVVAIGGDDTLGVCAQLTKRGLPAVGIPKTMDNDVPGTDYCIGFNTAVTTVADALDKLHSTAEAHHRVIVVEVMGRYTGWVAVMGGLAGGADYILTPEKPSSIAAVCEHIKRRWAMGKKFSIVVVAEAANIAEIYTEEAEAEKRKDEFGHIRLDLRGLASTVATAIEERTGFETRFVVLGHLQRGGSPTVFDRVLATRMGVYAVDLIKQGKFGRMVALQGDKITDVPLEEVADKRREVDPDLIELAQLFY
- a CDS encoding SH3 domain-containing protein, which gives rise to MALVIAAVIGLCQVTGLAGRLKSRPPAPTATPTLLPTFTPLPTWTATFTPMPTATPTPQPQLMPGGRAVVQGTGAQQLRLRAGPGLTAEILQLLPDETQLNVIEGPELADGHKWWKVQTVDGLVGWVAGDWLVPLVP
- a CDS encoding PD40 domain-containing protein, with the translated sequence MYKRAWFRSLLLLLLVLAMASCALLQQYKQELWPSTLATPTTAVILTQGQIRDAITKLPIVAARLQAGTVTALSDVEGAFCIPSLGEEMITITAAGYETAQIRPRAGFPLVVDLIPDASTTFQIIYNYERQHEFGRQYELLHPDVQILFSREEFIRYMEQQRPYDLIDFSVGPVDMLASGVMLGKVYNDVAQVRVQATVRSNGRIMQRSWLGYAAKAGGLWRWFRGPLLWPTLTPVSTDTPTPTATPTQIPTSPPRSTNTPILTAVASPTPYEPISPGSQAVVISDVAGLHTGTGEEYAVILGMPRGTKVLALEWPRWVDGVPWYRVQVVGTSHTGWCKGSNLAALLAVTTPTIPPATPTARPVTPAVQIMPRIAFTSERDGDQEVYVMNADGSDLRNLTLNPAQDGNPSWSPTHDRLAFVSDRTGNSDIFLMNADGSGVVQITFSPADEIHPAWSPNGAFIAYVSNEDGDWEIFVMNATGGGAMQLTHNTAWDSYPSWSPDSQKMVFTSERDGNYELYLYDLTSYTETRLTDHPASDAFPAWSPTGQEIAFTSARDGALELYLLDLVAIPQRITRLTYTVPASAANRYPSWANDGNWLAFTSWRDGNAEIYIVRRDGWWLRNLTMHPAADEFPAWAD
- a CDS encoding ketose-bisphosphate aldolase translates to MPLVTSREILLTALENHFAVGAFNANNMEQVQAIVEAAEEERAPVILQVSQGAIRYAGLEFAASMVKTAASLVTVPVVLHLDHGYDFEQNVLCLRAGFTSLMYDGSKQPFEVNVATTKKVVEIAHIAGIPVEAELGRVAQSTEKLSYEEICALMTDPYQSKEFIELTGADSLAVACGSVHAMKVQEAELDIARIKAIHEQIPHTPLVLHGSSGVKTESFLEAIQHGICKINVATYLNQAFTRGLREAVAKYPDEVDPRKFLTLSREYVKEAVREKIRLFGSAGVIDSSGGFRSFPKQFRSAELGAAE